Proteins encoded in a region of the Vicia villosa cultivar HV-30 ecotype Madison, WI linkage group LG5, Vvil1.0, whole genome shotgun sequence genome:
- the LOC131604315 gene encoding uncharacterized protein LOC131604315, with amino-acid sequence MPKAVVTDRNTALMNAVTKVFPSSNKGISFCRYHITTNVRSRVKITVGTKQVEVEGGKLVKKVYEKYPALLKYIESTILYHLKEKIVCAWIDNVQHLENTTTDKVESAHASLKNWLGNSKGDLCCDWDSVNLMIKNQHNEIQTKFGRSITVLKNQFKDNILYSQLISNMSRSELKYIFHEAKQGETVGSVSEKCGCTTFKTYGIP; translated from the exons ATGCCTAAGGCGGTTGTTACGGACCGCAATACCGCGTTGATGAATGCGGTGAcaaaggtatttccttcttctAACAAAGGTATTTCCTtttgtcgatatcacataacAACGAATGTGAGAAGTCGGGTTAAAATCACGGTAGGAACGAAACAAGTAGAAGTTGaaggtggaaaattggtgaag AAAGTGTATGAAAAGTATCCTGCTTTATTGAAATATATTGAAAGCACCATTCTTTATCATTTGAAGGAGAAGATTGTATGTGCGTGGATTGATAATGTCCAACACCTTGAGAATACAACCACTGACAAAGTTGAGTCGGCCCATGCTAGTTTGAAAAATTGGTTAGGTAATAGTAAGGGGGACTTGTGTTGTGATTGGGACTCTGTAAATCTCATGATTAAAAACCaacataatgagatacaaaccaAATTTGGTCGGAGCATAACGGTGTTGAAGAATCAATTTAAGGATAATATTCTTTATTCTCAATTGATTAGCAATATGTCTCGGTCagaattgaaatatatttttcacGAGGCCAAACAAGGTGAAACGGTAGGTTCCGTTAGCGAAAAATGTGGTTGCACTACTTTTAAAACATATGGTATCCCATGA
- the LOC131604316 gene encoding uncharacterized protein LOC131604316: MSNNEGNFGYGRELAYLLRDNINNKVQDFRSRCCDKIRANAEIIPTEELTGHGKRSTTTVIDTKIFSFSFPKDSNVTYFSNIDNMLSNLKHWKVQCRKRNSGICDTYYIHDVINDGKKLRSVTEVVNRLLPEGYAKLESRKRKGKDDEVDGEDNKVEIEAKDENSPKVISDYLLLPNAFVSRKKRKYKKRVKKEKHAPKEKNIAPSSLDSSKFSPKIEDQVNNSEVENICGSLVIKVKGINPQFENICYTPEIEVKAKNLESEVKFCPLMSEHKKLSSDKVYNEDNNFEIEAKDVDNLKVRSDDLLFPSTYVPRKNRSYKKRVQKEKQAEKETNISLRSQISSTFPPKIEDKVSNSKTENVSCHLLVKFKYNYEVLSEITEDFSEYDDLIESFF, translated from the exons ATGAGTAACAATGAAGGCAATTTTGGTTATGGTCGAGAACTGGCTTACCTCCTTAGAGACAATATCAAT AATAAAGTACAAGATTTTAGATCTAGGTGCTGTGATAAGATTAGAGCAAATGCAGAAATTATACCCACTGAG GAATTAACTGGACATGGAAAGCGATCGACAACAACAGTGATAGAcacaaaaatcttttccttttcatttccTAAGGATTCCAACGTTACATATTTCTCTAATATAGATAATATGTTGTCCAATCTTAAACATTGGAAAGTACAATGTCGAAAAAGGAATTCAGGAATATGTGATACg taCTATATTCATGACGTTATCAACGATGGTAAAAAATTACGATCAGTTACAGAGGTTGTGAATCGTTTACTTCCTGAAGGCTATGCCAAGTTGGAATCAAGGAAAAGAAAGGGAAAG GACGATGAGGTTGATGGTGAAGATAATAAGGTTGAAATCGAGGCAAAGGATGAAAACAGTCCTAAAGTTATAAGTGATTATTTACTTCTTCCTAATGCCTTTGTAtctaggaagaagagaaaatataaaaagagg gttaaaaaagaaaaacacgcTCCAAAAGAGAAAAATATTGCACCAAGTTCTCTAGACTCTTCAAAATTTTCTCCTAAGATTGAAGATCAAGTGAACAATTCGGAAGTTGAAAATATTTGTGGTTCTCTAGTCATCAAGGTTAAAGGAATTAATCCTCAATTTGAAAATATTTGCTATACTCCTGAAATCGAGGTCAAGGCGAAAAATTTAGAATCAGAAGTCAAATTTTGTCCTCTAATGTCTGAGCACAAGAAATTATCCTCAGATAAGGTTTACAATGAAGATAATAATTTTGAAATCGAGGCTAAGGATGTAGACAATCTTAAAGTTAGGAGTGATGACTTACTTTTTCCTAGTACCTATGTACCTAGGAAGAACAGAAGCTATAAAAAGAGG gtTCAAAAAGAAAAGCAAGCTGAAAAAGAGACAAATATTTCTCTAAGATCTCAAATCTCTTCAACATTTCCTCCTaagattgaagacaaagtgaGCAATTCGAAAACTGAAAATGTGTCTTGTCATCTACTTGTTAAATTCAAATATAACTATGAAGTATTGTCTGAAATTACCGAAGATTTTTCGGAGTATGATGATCTCATTGAAagctttttttaa